A genome region from Prionailurus bengalensis isolate Pbe53 chromosome B4, Fcat_Pben_1.1_paternal_pri, whole genome shotgun sequence includes the following:
- the ENDOU gene encoding poly(U)-specific endoribonuclease encodes MRACVPLIVAMLCSLAWAGKMESCASRCNEKFNRDAACQCDRRCPRHGDCCEDYDQLCTVEEDPNEPEPFLELEEETEAPASHLYSAPSSCRDRCQEAFDRHQPCHCDARCPEFGNCCKDFESLCGHEGFSYSSDAITNEELQSISEKIYRADTNKAQKEDVIINSQNRISPSETRDQVDCCPEPLFTYVNERLFSKPTYAAFINLLNNYQRATGRGEHFSAQQLAEQDAFLREVMKTAVMKELYAFLHHQNRYGSEQEFVSDLKNMWFGLYSRGNGEEDSSGFEHVFSGEVKKGKVTGFHNWIRFYMQEKEGLVDYYSHIYDGPWDSYPDVLAMQFNWDGYYKEVGSAFIGSSPEFEFALYSLCFIARPGKVCQLSLGGYPLAIQTYTWDKSTYGNGKKYIATAYVVSSTQ; translated from the exons GAAAAATGGAGTCATGTGCGTCTCGCTGTAATGAGAAATTTAACCGGGATGCTGCTTGCCAGTGTGACCGCCGGTGTCCCCGGCACGGGGACTGCTGTGAAGACTATGACCAGCTGTGTACCG TGGAAGAGGACCCCAACGAGCCAGAGCCATTCCTGGagctggaggaagagacagaggccCCAGCGAGCC ACTTGTACTCGGCGCCCAGCTCCTGCCGGGACCGCTGCCAGGAGGCCTTCGACAGGCACCAACCATGCCACTGTGATGCCCGCTGCCCAGAGTTTGGGAACTGCTGCAAGGATTTTGAGAGCCTGTGTGGCCACG AGGGCTTCTCCTACAGCAGTGACGCCATAACCAATGAGGAACTGCAGAGCATCTCTGAGAAGATCTACAGGGCAGACACCAACAAAGCCCAGAAGGAAGATGTCATTATTAACAGCCAAAACCGCATCTCGCCCTCGGAGACCAGAGACCAAGTGGACTGCTGCCCAGAGCC gcTCTTCACATATGTCAACGAGAGGCTGTTTTCCAAGCCAACCTACGCCGCCTTCATCAACCTCCTCAACAACTACCAGCGGGCCACGGGCCGTGGGGAGCACTTCAGTGCCCAGCAGCTGGCCGAGCAGGATGCCTTCCTCAGAGAGGTCATGAAGACGGCAGTAATGAAGGAACTCTATGCCTTCCTCCATCACCAGA ACCGCTACGGCTCGGAACAAGAGTTTGTCAGTGACTTGAAGAACATGTGGTTTGGGCTCTATTCAAGAGGCAACGGAGAGGAAGACTCAAGTGGCTTTGAACATGTCTTCTCAG GTGAAGTCAAAAAAGGCAAAGTCACTGGCTTCCATAACTGGATCCGCTTCTACATGCAAGAGAAGGAGGGCCTGGTTGACTATTACAGTCACATCTATGACGGCCCT TGGGATTCTTACCCCGACGTGTTAGCCATGCAGTTCAACTGGGACGGCTACTACAAGGAAGTGGGCTCAGCCTTCATCGGCAGCAGCCCTGAGTTTGAGTTTGCGCTCTACTCCCTGTGCTTCATTGCCAGGCCCGGCAAAGT GTGCCAGTTAAGCCTGGGTGGATACCCCTTGGCCATCCAGACCTATACGTGGGACAAGTCCACCTATGGAAATGGCAAGAAATACATCGCCACAGCCTATGTGGTATCTTCCACCCAATAG